In Acidobacteriota bacterium, the sequence GGTGACCCGGTCCTGCCGAACCGGCCGCAGCCCGCTCGCCCGGACCTCGGAGGCCCTCAGTAGCGGACCGCGACGCCGTCGGTGAGCTCGCTCGGAGCCTCGAGAACGACCGTCTCGGCGGGCTCCAAGCCCTCGAGCACGTCGACCCGGCCGCTGCGCTCGCTGCCCAGGGTGACCGGCCGGCGGCGCGCCACGCCGTCCGCGACGACGAACACGACGCTCTCGCCGTCGACGCGGCGCACTGCTCGGCGATCGAGCCAACGACGAGTCGGCTCGGCCGCCAACGCCGGCTCCTCGGCGGCACTCTCGAGGAAGGCCACCTTGACCCCCATCTCCGGCAGGATGCGGGGATCGAGCTCGTCGAAGGCGATCCGCACCCGCACCGTGGCGCGCTGCCGATCCGCCGTAGGCACGGTGGTAATCACCGAGGCCGGGATCGACCACTCCGGATAGGCGTTGAGAATCGCACGCACCGGCTGCGCCGGCCGCACCCGGTTGATGAAGGCCTCATTGACGTCGACCTCGATCTCGAGGGACGACATGTCGACCAGCGTGCAGATGCCGGTGCGGGTGAAGCCACCGCCGGCGGACACCGGCGAGATCATCTCGCCCGGCTGGGCGTCCTTGGTCACCACGATGCCGTCGAAGGGCGCCCGCACCACCGTGTCGTCGAGGCTTTGGCGATCCACCGCCACGCGGCGCTCGGCGACGGCGATCTGCTCGCGGCCGAGGGCGAGGCGCGCCTCGAGAGCATCGACCGCGGCGATATCGGCGTCGAGGTCCGACTGGCTGACGATCTCGCGCTCCGCCAGCGAGCGCGACCGCGCCAGGGTGCGCCGGGCGTCGGCGAGCAGCACGTCGGTCTCGGCGACGGCGCTGCGCGCCGATTCGACCTCCGCTTCGGCGAGGCGCAGGCGGCGCTCGGGGCTGGCCGGATCGAGGCGCGCCAACACCTGGCCTTGCTTCACCGCCAACCCTTCGTCGACCAGCACCTCGACGATCTTGCCGGTGATCTTCGACGACACCGTCGCCCGTCGCCGGGCCACCACGTAGCCGGAGGCATCGAGCACTGCCGCCGACGGGCGGCCCGCGCCTTCCACCGCGAGGGCCGTGGTGGTCACCTCGACGGCTCGAGGCCGCAGCCACCACCAGGCCACGGCGAGGGCGAGCACCAGCAGGAGCAGGGCGAGGCCCAGCCGCAGACCACGGCCGCCACCGTCGCCGCGGCGATCCTGGTCATCGATGCGCAGGTCGCTCAGCTTGTCGGCTTGATCGTTCAAGGTCTCTCCTCACCCTTCCCGCGGTCTGAACCGGAGGCGACGACCTCAGGAGCCGTCGAGCTCGCGAACGAACCGAATGTCGTCGATCTCGAAGGCGAAGGAGCCCACCGAGTTGCTCTGGAAACCGAAGCCCCAGAGATCTTCCGCCCCCCAGGGCACGCGCTGACCCCAAAACGCCGACTGTCGCAGGTCGGCGAACGGAATCGTCACCTCACTCCATTCGCTGCGCGCCACGAAACGGTGGCGGAAATCGTTGTGATCCTCGACCGCCTGGCGGTAGACCGCCACCTCGTAGAGGTTGCCATCGCCCCGCACCCTGAACCTCAAGGCGCGGTAAGCGCCGAGATCCCGCGGCTCGCGGTCCTTCGGTCCCAGCGCGGTGACGCCGCCGGCGAAGGGGAACGAGAAGCCCGCCTTGACCTCACCCTGGATCGCAAGGGCCTTGCCGCCGTCGGTGGCGACCACCGAGACCTCGACCTCGGAAACTCCCTCGACCACCTGATCGGTCAGCGGGAGCCAGCGGCGCCCGAGCAGGGACTCGAGATCGCCGTCTTCGAAATCGTCGACCCACAGCTCACCAGCGGTCTTCTCCTCGGCGACCGCCGGGACGGCGCCGAGGCACGACAGGATCAAGAGCAGGGAGAGAAAGCGTGCCATCACAGGCGGCGAATCTATCAGGATCGCCGACGCAGCAGATAGGCCGCACCGACTCCGCAGACCACCGTCCAGAGGAGCAGAATGGTGAGGTTCCAGAGCACCGATGGCGCTTCCCCCCAGCCGAGTGCCTCGGGCCGAATCAGCTGCACCAGGAAGGTCAGCGGAAAGGCCAACGAGACGGTGTTCACCCACGGCAGCTCGGACTGGTAGAAAACGCCGCTGGTGAACAGCATCGGCAGAAAGATCAGGTTGATGGTGCTGGAGATCGACTGCGGGGTGCGCACCAGGCAGGCCAGCAGTCCGCCGAGGGCGGCGAAGGTCACGGCGCCGAGGAGAGCGTAGAGGAAGAGCACCAGCAAATTGCCGCGGACGCGAAAGTCGAATACCAGGTAGGCCACCAGCAGCAACATGGCGGCCACCGCCAGGATGCGCACGATGCGGCTCAAGGCGACGCCGGTGAGGTAGAGGCTCACCGGAATCGGCGACACTCGCAGGCTGCGCAGGGTACCCCCCAGGCGCATCGTGCCGAGGGTGCTGCCGGCCGCCTGCATGGCGCTCGAGGAGAGAAACAGGGTGAGCAGGCCGGTGACCAGAAACCCCATGTACTCGGGATCGCCGCCGCGAATGAAGCCGAGCAGGAGCAGGAGAATACTCGGCAGGAGGAAGTTGTAGACCAGAACCTCCGGCACCCGGAAGCTCCACAGAAGCTCGAGGCCGGTGATGCGCAGCAGATTAGGCAGAGCGCGCGACATGACTGCTCCTTCCGGTGAGCTTGAAGAAGACATCGCGCAGCGAAACGTCGGCCATCTGGATCTGCACCAGGTCGCCGCGAATCGGCAGGCTCCGCAGCAGCTCCTCGGGCTGGTCGTGGTAGAGGACCGTCTCGCTGCCGAAGACCATCACGTGGCGACGATCGATGCCGCCTCTGGCGAACAGCACTCGCGGCTCGACGCCGCGCAGGACGAGCTTGCGGCGCGGGCCGATGGCCTCGCGGCAGAGCTGCTCCGGCGAGCCACAGGCCACCACCCGGCCATCGTGCAGGATGCAGACCCGATCCGCCTGCTGCTCCGCTTCGACCATGTCGTGGGTGGAAAAGAACAGCGTGCTGTCGCCGGCCGCCCGGCGGAGGATCTCCCACAGACGGCTCTGGGCCTTGGGGTCGAGGCCGGAGCTCGGTTCGTCGAGGAAGATCAGCTCCGGCTCTCCGAGCAAGGCGAGCAGCAGCGAAAGCCGCTGGCGCTGCCCCTTCGACAGGTAGCGCACGTAGTTCTCGGTGTCGAGCTGGAAGGCCTCGATCAGGGTCTGTGGGTCGAGGCCCCCGCGGTGGAAGCCCTGGTGCATCCAGATCACCTCCTTCACCTTGGCGAAGAAGGGGAAGGCGAAGCTCTCGAGCTGGACACCGCGACGCGCCTTGAGGGCGCCATCGGCGGGGTCCCGGCCGAGCACCCAGGCGCGACCAGAGTTGGGGGTCTTGAGGCCGGTGAGGATGTCGAGCAAAGTGGTCTTGCCGGTGCCATTGGGTCCCAACAGGGCGAAGGCCTCGCCCGGCTCGACGCGGAAGGAGACCTGGCTCAGGACCGCCTTCTTGCCGTAGCCCTTGGTCAACCCCTCGGCGGCGATGGCAGCGCTGGTCGGGTCCTGCGGGACGATCGCGGCGGGCTCCTCGACGCGTTCCTCGAGGTCGGCGATCACGGCGTCGGTCGTCCCAGGATCATCGGCAACAAGGCCGCCTCGGTAAGGCCGTCGAGGCCGAGCAGGGCATTGAGCTGGTCATCGAGAAACCCTCCCATCAGGCAGCCGCCCCAGCCCATCTCGGTGGCCACCAGGCCGAGATTCTGAGCCACTGCGCCGGCCTCCATCAGGATCATCCGGTAGCCGCGGTCTTGATACTTGAAGGTCGAGCGCGAGAAGAACCCGCTGATCACGATGAGCGCCGAGGCGGTGTCGGTGGTCACCCCTTCGAGCAGCACGTACTCCTCCACTTGCGAGCGGAAATCGCCGCTGCGCAGCAAGTGGAGACGGTGATCCTCGGGGCCGTAGTGATAGATGCCGGCCTCGAGGTCCGCTCCAGAGAGCACGATGGTGTAGATCTCGAGCGGAAAGAGGGCCCCACCGGAGGCCACCGCCCGAAAGTAGCCCGGCTTGTCGGTGCGCCCGTAAGCGAAGTGCAGCAACCGACCGAGATCGTCCCGCGAGATCGCCTCCGAACGATAAGTGCGCACCGATCGCCGCGCTTCGATGGCCTGCTCGAGGCCGCTCTCCGCCGCCACCGGCGCCAGCTCGCAGGGCCGGCTCAGGGAATAGACCTTGTAGGGCTGAGAGATGGTCTGCACCATCTCCGGGTTGCGCGTGATGGCCGCGATGCGCTCGCCATACGAGCGCGTGTTGGCGGCGTGCAGCTTGGTGTTCTCGTGAAACAGCTCGCTGAGCGACGACTCGGTGACCAACGAGGAGACCTGCCGGTGATCGACCAGGTCGGTGAGGGCGGTCCATTCATCCTTGCGCATGGTGAGCTCTGCCTCAGGGAAAAGGATGGGGATAGGGGTTGATACCGGCCGTCGGATCCCAGCCGAAGCGCTGCCAGTCGAGGTCCCGAGGGATCGATTCGAGGCGCTGCTGGCCCAAGAAGGGCATGTTGTGGTCGCCGTGCAGGGGCACCAGTCCGGGCACGATCACCCGCACCACGTGGAAGCCGACCTCGGCGATATCGGGAGTCGTGATGTCCGCCACCACCACCTCGTAGCCGGCCTTGGCGAGCAGGCCGACGGTGCGCTCGAGATCCCCCAACGGGCGGCCGGTGGCGAGCTCCGGCAGGTCCGAAAGGACCACCCGGCGGTCGACCTCGCGGCAGAAACGGAAGGCCTCTTCCTTGAGCTCCGGACGCTTGATGTAGAGCAGCGAGTGCTCCTCGAAGTTGCGCAGGTCGGAGAAGTCCTCCGCCGGCTCCCAGTCGGCCAGGCGGTCGAGCTGAAAACGGAAGTAGGGCAACGCCTGGCTCGACTCGACCAGGGTCTTGTACACCGCGTCCCGGGCCGACAGGCGAGAAGCGCTGCCGACGCACAGCACGGTGCCGTACTCGGCCGGCCGGGTCAGGATGGTGAGCACCGAGGGAACACCGAGATCGAGGCTGACGTCGTAAACGGCGAGGTCGACGTCCGGGTGATCCGGGTAGTACCTCTCCCGCACCAGCCGGTCGATGGCCTCATCGTCGATCTCGATGCGCGGCCCCATGTGACGCTGCAGCCAGTGGATGGTGAAGGCATCGCGCTCGATCACCTCGTAGAGGCCGGAGAGAATGGCCTCCTCGAGGGTGCCACCGGCGGACAGACCGCTCGAGGCGTTGCGCCCGGTGACCGCCTCGCCGTCGCGATACTCGAATCCCAGATAGACCAGCGTCGCCGGCACCAGCTTGGGCCGGTTCTCGGTCAGGGACCAGCCCCAGACCCACGACACCGGGGCGTCCTCGTCGAAATAGTCGGCGCGATAGCGCGGCGGCGGATTCTCCACCTGCGGGCGTGAGAACAGCCGCAGAAGCTCCGGCGCCACGGCATCGGCGGCGACCTCGCGATGGGGCGCGAAGATCATCTCGTCGCGGTCGTAGAACAGCATGCAGTAGCGCTCCGCCGCCTCGCCGATGGAGGCCGCCAGAGCGACCTCGAAGGTCGCTCCACCACCGCCGGACTTGATGCCGGAGTTGCCGCGCGAGGAGAAGCGCGAGGTGTCGCAGGCCGAGACGCCGAGGGAGAAACAGCGCGTATCCCCCTGGCGAAAGGCCCCGGGACCGACATGACGAATCAAGCCGGTACGCGAGGAGATCAAGCGCTTGCCCTTGCGCACCGTCTCGAAGGGGTCGCTCCAATCGACATCTCGCAGCTCGAAGGTCTGCCGCAGGTGGCGCGGCTCCCGCGGCTCGACGGCCGACCTACTTGCCATAGGTGACCTCTTTCCAGGGATGGGCCTCGGGGGTGAGCGGGTGGCAGAAAGCACAACGCGGCAAGCGCAGCACCTCGTGAGGCTCGGCTCGCCAGCGACCGAGCTCGAAGGTCAGGTAGCGGCCGGCCAGCTCGACGGCGGCGAAGTCGGTCAAGAACTTCACGACCTCGGTGGCGGCGATGCCGGCAACGGCCTCGAAGAAGGGCTGCAGGCCGCCGCAGCGGGCCCCACCCTGACCGATCTCACGCAACCGCTCGGCCAAGGCGCGGTGCTCGTCGAAGGAGCCGCGATGGCTCGCCTCGCGGGCCTCCAAGCACTGCAAGCAGGCGGTGCTGCCGGGCAGGAAGAAGGGACCGATGGCCGCCTCCCGCAAGCTCAGGATGCGCACCAACAACCAAGGGAAGCGCCGCTCCAGGGCGAAGCCGTTGATTGCCTCGACGAGCTCCGGATCGAAGCCTTCCTGGGTCACCAGCACCAGCTCTTGCGAGTCCTTCGGCAAGCCCTCTCCGGCCAACAGCGCCGGACGCCCGCCGCCGGCAAGCTCGAGGCGACGCACGCCGCCGATGCCGGCCCCTTCGAGCTGGCGCCCGAGGGCGCCGGCCAGGGCGCCCTCCCCGACCAGCGTCACGGTGGATTCGATCAGGCGCCGTTGGTGCCCCGCCCCGCCTTGATCGGAGAAGCGCGAGAAGAACGAGATCTGGTGCGAGAAGCGCTCCTCCACCTCGGCCGGTAGGCGGGCCCCATCGCCTTCCTCGAGCAGACCGCGCTGGGCCAGACCGACGATCAGTTGGTCGACCTCGCCGGCGGTGATGCCCTGCTCGGCCACCGCTTGCTGGATCTCGGGACGCGAGCGCTCGCCGGTGAGATGAGGCAGCACCGCCCCGAAGACGGCCAGGGCACGCTCGTTCTTGAGATCGAGGCGCCAGAGCTCGTGTTCACCGCCGCGCAGTCCCCAGGCGGTGCTCGAGATGGGAAAAATGGTGAGATAGGTCTTCAGCCTGGGTTTGTCGAGCATCGTCCGCCCCGTCCCTGCAACCTTCGGTCAGCGATTGAGAGGGTGGCCACCCGCGGTGTCACCACGCTCTCGGCAGAGTCGAAAAAGGCCAGTCCCCGCGACTCGGCCGGGCCGAGCCGTCACGCCTTCAAATCGAGAATTCTGCGGTCTAGCTTTAACGCTCCGCCGCTGGCTCGACGTCGCAGCAACATCCACAGCAGTTGCAGCAGGCGCCGCCGGTGGCGGTCAGATCGAAAGAAACGTCGGCCGGGAAGTCCTCCAGAGGGGTGACCTCGAAGAGAGAGTCCTGATCCACAGCACCATTGAAGAGATCGACCATTGCAGCCTCCTTTGTTCTCAAAGGGTTGAAAATGCGAAACCTACTCCGGGGACTGGCCGAATCCCCTGATGGTGACCCCGGGAGGAACGGAGTAACTACTCCGAGACTGGCAAATTCAGATCGGCGAGGCGCCGACGACGAGGCGAGACGATGCAGGGTGCGGCCCGCGAATAGCTGCTGCTGCCGGGCGCCCCACGGGCACCGGCGGCTCAGAGCTCGCGCAGGGCGACGGACACCGGCAGGCGGGCCGCCCGCACCGCCGGGAAGAAGCCACCGACGAAGCCCATCATCAGAGCGTAGACGATGCCGGCGACCATCAGCGGCGGGGTCACCGCGAAGGCGAAGGCAACCTGGGAGAAGGTCTGGAAGTTCAGGGTCGCGGCCTGGAAACCGTTGAACAGGAGATAGGCCAGGGCCGCCCCCAAAACCCCGCCGCAGCCGGCGAGGAAGAGAGCCTCGGCCAGCACCGACACCACCACCGGTAGCGAGCCGAAGCCAAGGGCGCGCAGGGTGGCGATTTCGCGCGTGCGCGAGGACACCGCCGCGTAGAGTGTGTTGAGGGCGCCGAAGACGGCGCCGAAGCCCATCAACAGCGCCACCAGGGATCCCAGGCCGCGGATGATCGCGGTCATCACCGTCGACTGCTCCTGGTAGTAGTCGGTCTCCCGGATTACCTTGACGTTGAGCCGCGGGTCCGCCTCGAGCCCCTGCTGGAAGCTCTCGAAGGCGGCTGGCGATTCGAGCTTGGCGTGCACCGACTGGAAGGAGGTGCCGCGCTGGTAGGCGGGCTGCAGGACGCGGGCGTCGCACCAGACCTCGGAGTCCTCGGCGGTGCCGCCGGCTTCGAAGATGCCGACCACCTGCCAGTCGATGTCGCTCCAGCGCACCGTCGACCCGAGGGTCAGGCCGGCGAACTCCTCAGAGGCGGCGCGGCCGACGATCAGCTCGTTGCGCCCCTCCTCGAAGAAGCGCCCATCGACCAGCTCGAACTCCTTGCGCACCGCGAAGGCCGCCGGCTCGACGCCACGCAGGGGCACGTTGGCGCCGGTGCCGGTCGAGCGCTTGGGCTGATCGACGACCACGAAGAGCTCGCCGGAGGCGATCGGTCGACCGTCGCCATCACGGCGCACGGCCGGCTGATCGACGATGATCTGGACCGACTCGAGGGACAGCCCGCTGACCATCTCGGAGGTCGCCCCGGAGCGCATCACCAGGACGTTGGAATCATCGCCGGTGCGCGCCAGGGTGGCCTGGAAGCCAGAGGCGATGGAGAGCACCCCGACCAACACCATGACGACGCCGCCGACGCCGACGATGGTGACCAGCGAAGATCCCACCCGCTGGGGCAAGCTGCGCAGACTGAAGGTGGTCACGGCGACCACCTGGGAGATCCAAGAAAACACCTCAGGCCCGCCTCAGTGCATCCACGACCTTGAGCCGCAGGGCCTGCAGCGCCGGCGCCGCGCCGGTGATCAGACCGAGGCCGAGCACCATCGCGATGCCCAGCACCAGGGCATTGTTGGGCATGTAGAGGGTGGGCAAGAAAGCTCCGCCGAGGTCGAAGTTTCGGCTCAGGTAATAGATCAATCCGAGGCCGGCGCCACCACCGAGCAGGGCGAGGAGGCTCGACTCGAGAAGGACCAAGGCCATCACCTTGCCATCGCCGAAGCCGAGGGTCTTGAGCACTCCGATCTCGTGGATACGCTCGCGCACCGACTGCGCCATGGCGCTGCCGGCCACCAGCAGCAAGGTGAAGAAGACCACCGCCGCGACCCCGGTGACGATGGCGCCGATGTTGCCGGTCTGGTTGGCGAAGGCCTGGACGAAGGCCTTCTCGGTGGAGGTCTTGGTCTCCGCCGACGAGTTCGCGAACAGCTTGTCGAGGTTCTCGGCGATGGCGGCGGCGCGGTCCGGCTCGGCGACCTCGATGATGTACATGCCGACGGCGCCGAGCATTCCCATGCGCTCTTCGAGGTAGTCGTAGTGGAACAGGAAGAGGCTGTCGTCGGCGGTGCTGTCGGCACCTTCGTAGATGCCCTCGATGACGAACTCCCAGTAGGGGTCGTCCGGGGGCCGATAGATGGTGCCCTCGAAGGTCACTCGATCCCCGACCTGCCAGTCGAAGCGCTTGGCCGTCGCGCGGCCGACGATGGCGCCGCCGCGGTTGTCGAACCAGGCCTGGCGACGCTCCTCCGGCAAGATGAACTCGGGATAGATGGCGAGATAGGCCTCCGGATCGACGGCGAACTGCGACATCTGGTTCTTGGGATCCTGGTAGATCCCGCCGAACCAGCTCGCCTGACTGACCTTCGCCACGCCGTCCTGGCCCTCGATGCGGTAGCGGTAGGCGAGGGGCAAGGGCTGGATGATCGACACCTTGTTGAGCATCACCAGCCGCTCCAGGCCATTGATCTCGATTCCGGCACCGAAGGCCACCTTGATCGCCGTCAGCAAGCCGTAGAGGAAGAAAGCGACGAAGATCGACAGCACCGTCAGGCCGGTGCGCACTTTCTTGCGCGTCAGGTTGCGCCAGACGAGGTGGAGATACTTCACGCCACCGCCTCCTGAGCCAGCTTGCCCTGCTCGAGATGAACCGTCCGCTGGGCGCGCTCCGCCGCTCGCGGGTCGTGGGTCACCATCACGATGGTCTTGCCGAACTCGCCATTGAGGCGCTCGAGGAGATCGAGAATCTCGTCGCCGGCAACGCGATCGAGGTCACCGGTGGGCTCGTCCGCCAGGATCAGGGTGGGGTCGGTGACGATGGCGCGGGCGATCGACACCCGCTGCTCCTGGCCGCCCGAAAGCTGGCGCGGATAGTGTTTGGCGCGGTCCGCCAACCCGACCACCTCGAGGGCGGTGCGGGCGCGCTGGCGACGCTCGGCCTTGCCCAAGCGGGTGAGCAACAGCGGCAGCTCGACATTGCGCTCCGCGGTGAGCACCGGGATCAGGTTGTAGAGCTGAAAGATGAACCCGACGTGGCGCCCCCGCCAGCGCGTCAGGCGCGCGTTCGAGGCGCGGTCGATGCGCTCCTCCCCCACCTGGATGGTGCCGGAGGTCGGGCGGTCGAGACCGCCGATCAAATTGAGCAACGTCGTCTTGCCGGAGCCGGAAGGCCCCATCAAAGCGACGAAGTCGCCGGCGTCGATGTCGGCCGTCAGGTGGTCGAGGACCTGAACCCGCTCGCTTCCCCGGCGATAGACCTTGGAGACTTCCCGCAACTGCACCAGTGGATTGGACATTGCGGCGGATTATAGCGGAGCGTCGAAGGCTCCCCCACAGAAGTCGTGCGCCCCACCGATGGGGCTCCCGGGAGGCGGCACCGGTGCTGCCGGCACCGCCATCGACGGCAGCTCGCGACGCTCCAGGAAGCGGCCGATCTCGCGCCCCAGGAAAGCATTCTGGGGGCTCACCGGCTGGCGCCGGCCGGGCGGTTTCCGCAGCTCCCGGCGCAGCTCCTCGAGTTGGTCCTCGACTCGCCGCCGCACCTCCACCGCCACTGCCTCGTCGTGGGCCAGGCGGATCAGGCCCTGCACCACCAACCACTGCACCCGGTGCTCGATGGCGAGCTGCCGCGGCGAGCTCGCCGAGGCCTGCGGAAAGGCGACCGCCGAGAGCTCGTCCAGCACTTCTTCGAGGCCGGGCAAGGCGGGGTTGCGGCGATGCTGCTCGACCAGACGCAGGGCACGGGTGGGCTCGAGCACCTGGTCGAGGGTCAGGCCGGCGGCGGTGGCGGCGGCAGCGAGGGGGTCGAAGAGGCGGCCGAGATCGCCCTGGAACTGCTCTCGGTTGGCATCGAACCCGGCCGGCCGCGGCGGCAGCACGGCGAGCACGTGCTCACCGATGTCGAGCTCCGCCGCCCGCAGGGTCGAGAGCACGACCTCGAGGGCCCTGCGCTGATCTTCCCCGGGCACCGCCCGCACCGCCGTTTGACCATCACCCCGCAGGGCATAGCGGTAGTCGACGCCGGCGAGCACCTTGGCGGCGGCGGCGAGCTGGAAGCGGTGATGCAGGTAGACGGTGGCGAGGACCTCTTCCAGCAGGGCGAGCGGCCGCCCCGGCGCCAACCGATCGGCACCGAAGTCGGCGAGGGCGATGCGGCGCACCGCCAGCGCCCGTTCGAGGGTCGCCACCGGATCCTCGCCGTCATCCCAAAGGCTGGCCCGGGGATGGAAGGATCCGCCGCGGGCATCCTCGTCGCTCAAGAACAGCAGGCCCCGCTCCTCGGCCTCGGTGACGCAGCGAGCGAGCATCTCCGCCTCCCCCTCCCCCGCCGCCGGCTCGCCATAGGCACAGGCCACGGCGTGCTTGTCCCAGCTGCCGATGCCGACGCCATAGACCTGCGAGAAG encodes:
- a CDS encoding SagB/ThcOx family dehydrogenase; translation: MRKDEWTALTDLVDHRQVSSLVTESSLSELFHENTKLHAANTRSYGERIAAITRNPEMVQTISQPYKVYSLSRPCELAPVAAESGLEQAIEARRSVRTYRSEAISRDDLGRLLHFAYGRTDKPGYFRAVASGGALFPLEIYTIVLSGADLEAGIYHYGPEDHRLHLLRSGDFRSQVEEYVLLEGVTTDTASALIVISGFFSRSTFKYQDRGYRMILMEAGAVAQNLGLVATEMGWGGCLMGGFLDDQLNALLGLDGLTEAALLPMILGRPTP
- a CDS encoding ABC transporter permease, which codes for MFSWISQVVAVTTFSLRSLPQRVGSSLVTIVGVGGVVMVLVGVLSIASGFQATLARTGDDSNVLVMRSGATSEMVSGLSLESVQIIVDQPAVRRDGDGRPIASGELFVVVDQPKRSTGTGANVPLRGVEPAAFAVRKEFELVDGRFFEEGRNELIVGRAASEEFAGLTLGSTVRWSDIDWQVVGIFEAGGTAEDSEVWCDARVLQPAYQRGTSFQSVHAKLESPAAFESFQQGLEADPRLNVKVIRETDYYQEQSTVMTAIIRGLGSLVALLMGFGAVFGALNTLYAAVSSRTREIATLRALGFGSLPVVVSVLAEALFLAGCGGVLGAALAYLLFNGFQAATLNFQTFSQVAFAFAVTPPLMVAGIVYALMMGFVGGFFPAVRAARLPVSVALREL
- a CDS encoding ABC transporter ATP-binding protein, with the protein product MIADLEERVEEPAAIVPQDPTSAAIAAEGLTKGYGKKAVLSQVSFRVEPGEAFALLGPNGTGKTTLLDILTGLKTPNSGRAWVLGRDPADGALKARRGVQLESFAFPFFAKVKEVIWMHQGFHRGGLDPQTLIEAFQLDTENYVRYLSKGQRQRLSLLLALLGEPELIFLDEPSSGLDPKAQSRLWEILRRAAGDSTLFFSTHDMVEAEQQADRVCILHDGRVVACGSPEQLCREAIGPRRKLVLRGVEPRVLFARGGIDRRHVMVFGSETVLYHDQPEELLRSLPIRGDLVQIQMADVSLRDVFFKLTGRSSHVARSA
- a CDS encoding ABC transporter ATP-binding protein yields the protein MSNPLVQLREVSKVYRRGSERVQVLDHLTADIDAGDFVALMGPSGSGKTTLLNLIGGLDRPTSGTIQVGEERIDRASNARLTRWRGRHVGFIFQLYNLIPVLTAERNVELPLLLTRLGKAERRQRARTALEVVGLADRAKHYPRQLSGGQEQRVSIARAIVTDPTLILADEPTGDLDRVAGDEILDLLERLNGEFGKTIVMVTHDPRAAERAQRTVHLEQGKLAQEAVA
- a CDS encoding YcaO-like family protein, with translation MASRSAVEPREPRHLRQTFELRDVDWSDPFETVRKGKRLISSRTGLIRHVGPGAFRQGDTRCFSLGVSACDTSRFSSRGNSGIKSGGGGATFEVALAASIGEAAERYCMLFYDRDEMIFAPHREVAADAVAPELLRLFSRPQVENPPPRYRADYFDEDAPVSWVWGWSLTENRPKLVPATLVYLGFEYRDGEAVTGRNASSGLSAGGTLEEAILSGLYEVIERDAFTIHWLQRHMGPRIEIDDEAIDRLVRERYYPDHPDVDLAVYDVSLDLGVPSVLTILTRPAEYGTVLCVGSASRLSARDAVYKTLVESSQALPYFRFQLDRLADWEPAEDFSDLRNFEEHSLLYIKRPELKEEAFRFCREVDRRVVLSDLPELATGRPLGDLERTVGLLAKAGYEVVVADITTPDIAEVGFHVVRVIVPGLVPLHGDHNMPFLGQQRLESIPRDLDWQRFGWDPTAGINPYPHPFP
- a CDS encoding FtsX-like permease family protein; protein product: MKYLHLVWRNLTRKKVRTGLTVLSIFVAFFLYGLLTAIKVAFGAGIEINGLERLVMLNKVSIIQPLPLAYRYRIEGQDGVAKVSQASWFGGIYQDPKNQMSQFAVDPEAYLAIYPEFILPEERRQAWFDNRGGAIVGRATAKRFDWQVGDRVTFEGTIYRPPDDPYWEFVIEGIYEGADSTADDSLFLFHYDYLEERMGMLGAVGMYIIEVAEPDRAAAIAENLDKLFANSSAETKTSTEKAFVQAFANQTGNIGAIVTGVAAVVFFTLLLVAGSAMAQSVRERIHEIGVLKTLGFGDGKVMALVLLESSLLALLGGGAGLGLIYYLSRNFDLGGAFLPTLYMPNNALVLGIAMVLGLGLITGAAPALQALRLKVVDALRRA
- a CDS encoding ABC transporter permease → MSRALPNLLRITGLELLWSFRVPEVLVYNFLLPSILLLLLGFIRGGDPEYMGFLVTGLLTLFLSSSAMQAAGSTLGTMRLGGTLRSLRVSPIPVSLYLTGVALSRIVRILAVAAMLLLVAYLVFDFRVRGNLLVLFLYALLGAVTFAALGGLLACLVRTPQSISSTINLIFLPMLFTSGVFYQSELPWVNTVSLAFPLTFLVQLIRPEALGWGEAPSVLWNLTILLLWTVVCGVGAAYLLRRRS
- a CDS encoding TOMM precursor leader peptide-binding protein — its product is MLDKPRLKTYLTIFPISSTAWGLRGGEHELWRLDLKNERALAVFGAVLPHLTGERSRPEIQQAVAEQGITAGEVDQLIVGLAQRGLLEEGDGARLPAEVEERFSHQISFFSRFSDQGGAGHQRRLIESTVTLVGEGALAGALGRQLEGAGIGGVRRLELAGGGRPALLAGEGLPKDSQELVLVTQEGFDPELVEAINGFALERRFPWLLVRILSLREAAIGPFFLPGSTACLQCLEAREASHRGSFDEHRALAERLREIGQGGARCGGLQPFFEAVAGIAATEVVKFLTDFAAVELAGRYLTFELGRWRAEPHEVLRLPRCAFCHPLTPEAHPWKEVTYGK
- a CDS encoding CIA30 family protein, producing MARFLSLLLILSCLGAVPAVAEEKTAGELWVDDFEDGDLESLLGRRWLPLTDQVVEGVSEVEVSVVATDGGKALAIQGEVKAGFSFPFAGGVTALGPKDREPRDLGAYRALRFRVRGDGNLYEVAVYRQAVEDHNDFRHRFVARSEWSEVTIPFADLRQSAFWGQRVPWGAEDLWGFGFQSNSVGSFAFEIDDIRFVRELDGS
- a CDS encoding efflux RND transporter periplasmic adaptor subunit, giving the protein MNDQADKLSDLRIDDQDRRGDGGGRGLRLGLALLLLVLALAVAWWWLRPRAVEVTTTALAVEGAGRPSAAVLDASGYVVARRRATVSSKITGKIVEVLVDEGLAVKQGQVLARLDPASPERRLRLAEAEVESARSAVAETDVLLADARRTLARSRSLAEREIVSQSDLDADIAAVDALEARLALGREQIAVAERRVAVDRQSLDDTVVRAPFDGIVVTKDAQPGEMISPVSAGGGFTRTGICTLVDMSSLEIEVDVNEAFINRVRPAQPVRAILNAYPEWSIPASVITTVPTADRQRATVRVRIAFDELDPRILPEMGVKVAFLESAAEEPALAAEPTRRWLDRRAVRRVDGESVVFVVADGVARRRPVTLGSERSGRVDVLEGLEPAETVVLEAPSELTDGVAVRY